ACTCCGCCAGCTCCTGATGCGTCCCGCTGCCCGCCTCCAGCGTCCGCAGCAGCCGACGCACCGCCATCCCCGTATAGAACAGCTTCGCCGCCGTCGGATCGAACCACACCAGCTCGAACGCCTCCAGCAGCCGCGGCCGGGCCTTGCCGATCGGGCCGTGGTCGCGGCCGGCGTAGAACTTCAACAGAAACTCCGCCTCCTTCCTCGCGGCGAACTCTTTCGGCAAAATCGAGATCTCATGACCGCCGAACAGGTGCGGCATTTTCGGCGTGAAACTCTCGTACTCCCTGCCGTCCAGGTACAGAATCGCCCCATGCCCCACACCGGTCTGGAACCCCACGTCCAGTCGCAGACCCAATACCCGCCCGTCCGTCGCCGCCGGCAACGCGGCCTTTCGCCGAATCCACCAGCACTCATCGTGCGTCCCGAACTCAAAAAACCGTCCCGCCTCCTGCCAGGCAAGGGCGTCGAAGTCCTCGCTGTGGATGTATCTGGCCAACGCCGTCCGCGCCACCTCCACCGGAAGCAGGTCGCGGCAGCTCTCGGCGATCAGCGCCCGCACATCGTCCAGCCGGGAATCCGAATACTCCACCAGTTCCGTCTGCAAGCGATCAGTCATCGATCAACTCCTGGGTTCAGAAGAAAAACACACCGTCCGTTCGGGGGGTCTGCGCACACCATACCGCCGGCGCCGACCGGTAGCCATCTTTTTCCATTCGCAGCCGTCAGACGCCGCTTACGCCTCGGTCTCCAGCTCCGGCAGCTCAATATAGTTCACGCCATCCATGAAGGGAAGCTCGGACATCTCCCGCAGGATTGCCTGGCTCGGCTCCTGGTCCAGCGCCAGCACCAGCACCGCCTTCTGCGTCTGCGTCTTGCGGCCGAAGGTCAGCGAGCCGATGTTGATCTTGTGCTGACCGAACAGGTTGCCCACCCCGCCGATCACGCCGGGCTTGTCGTCGTTGAACGAGATGATCATCCGGCCCGCCGGCACCATCTCCATCCGGTAGTCGTCGATCGCCACGATCCGCGGCAGCGATCGGCTGAACACCGTCCCCGTCACGCTGTGCTGCTCCTTGTCCGTCTCGAGCGTCGCCTCGATCAGGGTGGCGAAATCGCCCGCCGCGTGACTCTTGATCTCCTCCACCTCGATCCCGCGCTCCTTGATGAAAAGCCGGGCGTTGACCGCGTTGACCGGCTCATCCGATTGACCCTGCAGCAGACCCACCAGCAGGCTCACCGTCACCGCGCCCGCCTCCAGTTCCGCCATCTCGCCCGAGTAGACCACCTTCAGCTTCCGCGTCCGGCCCTGCGTGACCGAGCCGAGGATCTTGCCCATCCGCTGGGCCAGCGACGCGTACGGACGAAGCACCTTGGCCAGCGACGCGTCAAAACCGGGCGCGTTGACCGCGTTGATCACCTCGCCCGTCTTGAGCACCTTGAGCACCTGCTTGGCCGCGTCAATCGCCACCACCACCTGCGCCTCCTTCGTCGAGGCGCCCAGGTGCGGCGTGCACACCACATTCTCCAGCTCCACCAGTCTGCGGTCCTTCGGCGGCTCTTCCGAATACACGTCCAGCGCCGCCGCCGAGATCGTCCCCGCCGTCAGCGCCTGGTACAGCGCCTCCTCGTCGATGATCCCGCCACGGGCGCAGTTAATCACCGCTGCGCTCTT
This window of the Phycisphaerae bacterium genome carries:
- a CDS encoding phosphoglycerate dehydrogenase → MFRILVADKLAQEGLDILQAEKDVTVDVKVGLKPDELAKVVGEYDGLIIRSGAKVTAEVLEHSGRLKAIARAGVGVDNVDVPTATRKGVVVMNTPDGNTISTAEQTITLMFGLARHLYKACDSLKKGEWERNKFMGRQLEGKTLGVVGLGRVGRAVAERALGLGMRVVGFDPYFSPTESSFKGRVELVEDVNALCKQCDYLTVHTPLTEQTKGIVGAEQLGLMKKSAAVINCARGGIIDEEALYQALTAGTISAAALDVYSEEPPKDRRLVELENVVCTPHLGASTKEAQVVVAIDAAKQVLKVLKTGEVINAVNAPGFDASLAKVLRPYASLAQRMGKILGSVTQGRTRKLKVVYSGEMAELEAGAVTVSLLVGLLQGQSDEPVNAVNARLFIKERGIEVEEIKSHAAGDFATLIEATLETDKEQHSVTGTVFSRSLPRIVAIDDYRMEMVPAGRMIISFNDDKPGVIGGVGNLFGQHKINIGSLTFGRKTQTQKAVLVLALDQEPSQAILREMSELPFMDGVNYIELPELETEA